A window of the Streptomyces griseochromogenes genome harbors these coding sequences:
- a CDS encoding 6-phospho-beta-glucosidase: MKLTVVGGGSTYTPELIDGFARLRDTLPVEELVLVDPAAERLELVGGLARRIFARQAHPGRIVTTSDLDAGIDGAAAVLLQLRVGGQAARERDETWPLECGCIGQETTGAGGLAKALRTVPVVLDIAERVRRTNPRAWIIDFTNPVGIVTRALLQAGHRAVGLCNVAIGLQRKFAALLGTDPREVHLDHVGLNHLTWETGVRLGGPEGANVLPKLLAEHGDAIADDLRLPRPLLDRLGVIPSYYLRYYYAHDEVVRELRTKPSRASEVAAMERRLLAMYGDPSLDEKPSLLAERGGAFYSEAAVDLAAALLRAAGSPYQVVNTLNKGTLPFLPDDAVIEVQAAVGPTGPVPLPVPELDPLYAGLVANVTAYEDLALEAALRGGRDRVFRALLAHPLIGQYEYADTLTDRLIAHNREHLAWA, encoded by the coding sequence GTGAAACTCACCGTGGTCGGCGGAGGCTCGACCTACACCCCCGAACTCATCGACGGCTTCGCGCGCCTGAGGGACACCCTGCCCGTCGAGGAACTGGTGCTCGTCGATCCGGCGGCCGAACGCCTGGAGCTGGTGGGCGGCCTGGCCCGCCGTATCTTCGCCAGGCAGGCTCACCCCGGACGGATCGTCACCACCTCCGACCTGGACGCGGGGATCGACGGCGCCGCCGCCGTACTGCTCCAGCTGCGCGTCGGCGGACAGGCGGCCCGCGAACGGGACGAGACCTGGCCGCTGGAGTGCGGCTGCATCGGCCAGGAGACGACCGGTGCGGGCGGCCTCGCCAAGGCGCTGCGCACGGTCCCCGTCGTCCTCGACATCGCCGAACGGGTCCGCCGTACGAACCCCCGTGCCTGGATCATCGACTTCACCAACCCGGTCGGCATCGTCACCCGCGCCCTGCTCCAGGCGGGCCACCGGGCGGTCGGCCTGTGCAATGTGGCGATCGGCCTCCAGCGCAAGTTCGCGGCACTGCTGGGCACCGACCCCAGGGAGGTGCACCTCGACCACGTGGGCCTGAACCACCTCACGTGGGAGACGGGAGTACGCCTCGGCGGGCCCGAGGGCGCGAACGTCCTGCCCAAGCTGCTCGCCGAGCACGGCGACGCCATCGCCGACGACCTGCGCCTGCCGCGCCCCCTGCTGGACCGCCTCGGTGTGATCCCCTCCTACTACCTGCGCTACTACTACGCCCACGACGAGGTCGTACGGGAGCTGCGCACCAAGCCCTCCCGCGCGTCCGAGGTCGCGGCCATGGAACGACGGCTGCTCGCGATGTACGGCGATCCGTCCCTGGACGAGAAGCCGTCGCTGCTCGCCGAGCGGGGCGGCGCCTTCTACTCGGAGGCCGCGGTGGACCTGGCGGCGGCCCTGCTGCGCGCGGCCGGCAGCCCGTACCAGGTGGTGAACACGCTCAACAAGGGCACGCTGCCCTTCCTGCCGGACGACGCGGTGATCGAGGTGCAGGCGGCGGTGGGCCCGACCGGACCGGTGCCGCTGCCGGTGCCCGAGCTGGATCCCCTGTACGCGGGCCTGGTCGCGAACGTGACCGCCTACGAGGACCTGGCCCTGGAGGCGGCCCTGCGCGGCGGCCGGGACCGGGTCTTCCGCGCCCTGCTCGCCCATCCCCTCATCGGCCAGTACGAGTACGCCGACACCCTCACCGACCGATTGATCGCGCACAACCGGGAGCACCTCGCGTGGGCCTGA
- a CDS encoding glutamate ABC transporter substrate-binding protein, producing MYAARARALLRGWGGVGAMAVLCALALAFVLLLPRTQAAQQAGSASGPEVAGADQARADSCKDADAQKQTLSPSDADGPTIDAIKARTGAKRKLVVGVDQNSYHWGYRNPNTEGAELEGFDIDLAHRIAQDILGDADAVQFKAIPTSQRISAIQDGRVDMVVRTMTITCERLADVAFSAPYFKTGQQVLAPKSSSITGYNTTLAHKKICTASGSTAYGKLKSDRDTGGLPSSTDISTTVPNQLDCLVRLQLGEVDAVVTDGALAASQAAQDPTVELKGQAFTTEYYGVAMKKDATDLVRRVNRILVGYRASGWQASYDTWLSATLGKDSGPSKPPAPQYLRAS from the coding sequence ATGTACGCAGCACGTGCACGGGCCTTGCTGCGGGGCTGGGGCGGGGTCGGCGCGATGGCGGTCCTGTGCGCCCTCGCGCTGGCGTTCGTCCTGCTGCTGCCGCGCACCCAGGCGGCCCAGCAGGCCGGCAGCGCTTCCGGCCCGGAAGTGGCGGGCGCCGACCAGGCGCGGGCCGACTCCTGCAAGGACGCGGACGCGCAGAAGCAGACGCTGTCGCCGTCCGACGCCGACGGCCCCACGATCGACGCCATCAAGGCCCGTACGGGCGCCAAGCGCAAGCTGGTCGTCGGTGTCGACCAGAACAGCTACCACTGGGGATACCGCAACCCGAACACCGAAGGCGCGGAGCTGGAGGGCTTCGACATCGACCTCGCCCACCGGATCGCCCAGGACATCCTCGGTGACGCGGACGCGGTGCAGTTCAAGGCCATTCCGACCAGCCAGCGCATCTCCGCGATCCAGGACGGCCGGGTCGACATGGTCGTGCGGACCATGACCATCACCTGCGAGCGACTCGCCGATGTCGCGTTCTCCGCTCCCTACTTCAAGACCGGGCAGCAGGTGCTCGCGCCCAAGTCGTCGTCCATCACCGGCTACAACACCACCCTCGCGCACAAGAAAATCTGCACGGCTTCCGGTTCCACCGCCTACGGCAAGCTGAAGTCGGACCGGGACACGGGCGGCCTGCCCTCCTCGACCGACATATCCACCACCGTCCCCAACCAGCTCGACTGCCTGGTCAGGCTGCAGCTCGGCGAGGTCGACGCGGTGGTCACCGACGGCGCGCTCGCCGCGAGTCAGGCCGCCCAGGACCCGACGGTCGAACTGAAGGGCCAGGCCTTCACCACCGAGTACTACGGCGTGGCGATGAAGAAGGACGCCACGGATCTGGTACGCCGGGTCAACCGCATCCTGGTGGGCTACCGCGCCAGCGGCTGGCAGGCGTCGTACGACACCTGGCTGTCGGCCACACTGGGAAAGGACTCGGGACCGTCCAAGCCGCCCGCGCCGCAGTACCTGCGCGCGAGCTGA
- a CDS encoding RICIN domain-containing protein, whose product MFRRTAAIALATIAVLAGIAASPASAETRAGADPSALKDLTLTSLSNGRNLDVQNGNTGDGVFLVTNSAPGHHQQWSANLSGSDGSFTLVNSATGKCADAGLPLRQQSCDGRASERWYFQPVTGGTGAFMIRNTRDNKCLDVWYNAQYDDAWTDSYDCNGTKPQQWRLPDTARAAAFAAAVDYAGARCVKDTSTCSWRTQSQAPAAPLPKKCISPVWFNGTSAPVPWTFTMTKHTGWTSTLGFKFGTDIGTGSASPVAAKVGEEVSGSVSLNLVEDLGNSLVVTVPSQQYGWVALSELATKVTGTWTFDTNGFAWTADDTLTVPLRNDDQGGASIYVAQTNPTFTNCETGQ is encoded by the coding sequence GTGTTCCGACGCACGGCCGCTATCGCCCTGGCCACCATCGCGGTCCTCGCGGGAATCGCAGCAAGCCCCGCGAGCGCCGAGACCAGGGCGGGTGCCGACCCGTCCGCTCTGAAAGACCTGACCCTCACCTCGTTAAGCAACGGCCGCAACCTGGACGTGCAGAACGGCAACACCGGCGACGGCGTCTTCCTCGTCACCAACAGCGCCCCCGGCCACCACCAGCAGTGGAGCGCGAACCTCAGCGGCAGCGACGGCTCCTTCACCCTGGTCAACAGCGCCACCGGGAAGTGCGCGGACGCGGGACTGCCGCTCAGACAGCAGTCCTGCGACGGCCGGGCCTCGGAGCGTTGGTACTTCCAGCCCGTCACCGGCGGCACCGGCGCGTTCATGATCCGCAACACGCGGGACAACAAGTGTCTGGACGTCTGGTACAACGCCCAGTACGACGACGCGTGGACCGACAGCTACGACTGCAACGGCACCAAGCCGCAGCAGTGGCGCCTGCCCGACACCGCGCGCGCCGCCGCCTTCGCCGCGGCCGTCGACTACGCCGGTGCGCGCTGCGTCAAGGACACCTCCACCTGCTCGTGGCGCACCCAGTCCCAGGCTCCCGCCGCGCCCCTGCCGAAGAAGTGCATCTCGCCGGTCTGGTTCAACGGCACCTCGGCGCCGGTGCCGTGGACGTTCACCATGACCAAGCACACCGGCTGGACCTCCACGCTCGGCTTCAAGTTCGGCACCGACATCGGCACCGGCAGCGCGTCACCGGTGGCCGCCAAGGTCGGCGAGGAAGTCAGCGGCAGCGTCTCGCTGAACCTGGTCGAGGATCTCGGCAACAGCCTCGTCGTCACGGTGCCCTCGCAGCAGTACGGCTGGGTGGCCCTGTCGGAGCTGGCGACGAAGGTGACCGGTACCTGGACCTTCGACACGAACGGCTTCGCCTGGACCGCCGACGACACCCTGACCGTCCCGCTCAGGAACGACGACCAGGGCGGCGCCAGCATCTACGTCGCCCAGACCAACCCCACCTTCACCAACTGCGAGACCGGCCAGTGA
- a CDS encoding N-acetylglucosamine kinase translates to MGLTATDTARVLAIDAGNSKTDVAVVTAAGEVLATARGGGFRPPTVGVTAAVDALAAPVARAFADAGVGSVSHVSACLANADLPVEEEQLAAALHARAWGASVEVRNDTFAILRAGVAEPRGVAVVCGAGINCVGMRPDGRTARFPAIGRISGDWGGGWALAEEALWHAARAADGRGEPTALAHTLPAHFGLPSMYALIEALHLEQVENGRRHELTPVLFETAARGDAVARSVVDRLAEEVTTMATVALTRLDLLDEETPVLLGGSVLTAGHPQLDDGIRDLLASRAPKADVRVVSADPVLGAALLGLDRLGSGAGARERARGHWEKTP, encoded by the coding sequence GTGGGCCTGACCGCAACCGACACCGCGCGTGTCCTCGCCATCGACGCGGGCAACAGCAAGACCGACGTGGCCGTGGTCACCGCCGCGGGGGAGGTCCTGGCCACGGCCCGCGGCGGCGGATTCCGTCCGCCCACGGTGGGCGTGACGGCGGCCGTGGACGCCCTCGCCGCCCCGGTGGCGCGGGCGTTCGCGGACGCGGGCGTCGGCTCCGTCTCGCATGTCTCGGCCTGTCTGGCCAACGCCGATCTGCCGGTGGAGGAGGAACAGCTGGCGGCCGCGCTGCACGCGCGCGCGTGGGGCGCGTCGGTGGAGGTCCGCAACGACACCTTCGCGATCCTGCGGGCGGGCGTGGCCGAGCCCCGGGGCGTGGCCGTGGTCTGCGGCGCCGGCATCAACTGCGTGGGCATGCGCCCGGACGGCCGCACCGCCCGCTTCCCGGCGATCGGCCGTATCTCGGGCGACTGGGGCGGCGGCTGGGCGCTGGCGGAGGAGGCGCTGTGGCACGCGGCGCGCGCGGCGGACGGCCGCGGCGAGCCGACCGCCCTGGCCCACACCCTGCCCGCCCACTTCGGCCTTCCCTCGATGTACGCGCTGATCGAGGCACTGCACCTGGAGCAGGTCGAGAACGGCCGCCGGCACGAACTGACCCCGGTCCTCTTCGAGACGGCCGCGCGGGGGGACGCCGTGGCGCGCTCGGTCGTGGACCGGCTGGCCGAGGAGGTGACGACGATGGCCACGGTGGCCCTGACCCGGCTGGACCTCCTCGACGAGGAGACCCCGGTCCTGCTGGGCGGCAGCGTCCTGACCGCCGGGCACCCCCAACTGGACGACGGCATCCGTGACCTGCTGGCCTCCCGTGCACCGAAGGCGGACGTCCGGGTGGTGTCGGCGGACCCGGTGCTGGGGGCCGCGCTGCTCGGCCTGGACCGGCTGGGGTCCGGGGCGGGGGCGCGGGAGCGGGCGCGCGGTCACTGGGAGAAGACGCCTTGA
- a CDS encoding HNH endonuclease — MPHVLVLNASYEPLGVVPLRRALILVLENKAVSLEESGAFMHSATVTVPAPSVVRLKRFVRVPYRGPVPLTRRALFARDGGRCMYCGGVATSVDHVIPRSRGGKHVWDNVVASCRRCNHVKADKHLVEIGWRLRHKPAPPTGLAWRIIGTGHRDPRWLPYLQPYGADDALARIDGISA; from the coding sequence GTGCCGCATGTCCTGGTTCTCAACGCGTCGTACGAGCCGCTCGGCGTCGTACCGCTCCGCCGCGCGCTCATCCTCGTCCTGGAGAACAAGGCTGTCTCCCTCGAGGAATCCGGCGCCTTTATGCACAGCGCAACCGTCACAGTCCCCGCACCCAGCGTGGTCCGGCTCAAGCGATTCGTCCGGGTCCCCTACCGGGGGCCCGTTCCTCTCACCCGACGCGCGCTCTTCGCCCGCGACGGGGGCCGGTGCATGTACTGCGGTGGCGTCGCAACCAGCGTCGACCACGTCATCCCGCGCAGCCGCGGGGGCAAGCACGTCTGGGACAACGTGGTGGCCTCCTGCCGCCGCTGCAACCACGTGAAGGCCGACAAACACCTCGTCGAGATCGGCTGGCGGCTGCGTCACAAACCAGCTCCGCCCACCGGTCTGGCCTGGCGCATCATCGGGACCGGCCATAGGGACCCGCGCTGGCTGCCCTACTTGCAGCCGTACGGCGCGGACGACGCCCTGGCCCGGATCGACGGCATTTCCGCCTGA
- a CDS encoding carbohydrate ABC transporter permease: MTQVLDQPVKPAPPVSGAERTARRRALLEWIAIHSLGVAAALFFTLPFVFVFLTSLMSDSQALSRDLIPHTWEWGNYRKVFDTPGFLTWWKNTLVYAGLGTVLTVASSIPVAYALAKFRFRGRNLSLMLVISMMMLPPQVIIIPMYLFWAKQLDLSGTLWPLIIPMAFGDAFSIFLLRQFLMTIPNEYVDAAKVDGCGDLRTLLRVVLPMAKPGIAAVALFQFFYAWNDYFGPQIYASENPGAWTLSYGLESFKGAHHTDWNLTMAATVLVMAPVILVFFFAQKAFVEGVTLTGVKG, from the coding sequence ATGACCCAAGTACTGGACCAGCCGGTGAAGCCGGCGCCGCCGGTGTCCGGAGCGGAGCGGACCGCCCGCCGCAGGGCGCTGCTCGAATGGATCGCGATCCACTCCCTCGGCGTCGCCGCCGCCCTCTTCTTCACGCTCCCCTTCGTGTTCGTGTTCCTGACCTCGCTGATGAGCGACTCGCAGGCGCTCAGCCGGGATCTGATCCCGCACACCTGGGAGTGGGGCAACTACCGGAAGGTCTTCGACACGCCCGGGTTTCTGACCTGGTGGAAGAACACGCTGGTCTACGCCGGTCTCGGCACCGTACTGACCGTGGCGTCCTCGATCCCTGTGGCGTACGCGCTGGCGAAGTTCCGCTTCCGGGGCCGCAACCTGTCACTCATGCTGGTGATCTCGATGATGATGCTGCCCCCGCAGGTGATCATCATCCCGATGTACCTGTTCTGGGCGAAGCAGCTGGACCTGTCGGGCACGCTGTGGCCGCTGATCATCCCGATGGCGTTCGGGGACGCGTTCTCCATCTTTCTGCTGCGCCAGTTCCTGATGACCATCCCGAACGAATACGTGGACGCCGCGAAGGTGGACGGCTGCGGTGACCTGCGGACCCTGCTGCGGGTCGTCCTGCCCATGGCGAAACCGGGCATCGCCGCCGTGGCCCTCTTCCAGTTCTTCTACGCCTGGAACGACTACTTCGGCCCCCAGATCTACGCCTCGGAGAACCCCGGCGCCTGGACCCTCTCCTACGGCCTGGAGTCCTTCAAGGGCGCCCACCACACCGACTGGAACCTCACCATGGCCGCGACCGTACTGGTCATGGCCCCCGTGATCCTCGTGTTCTTCTTCGCCCAGAAGGCGTTCGTCGAGGGTGTCACGCTCACCGGAGTGAAGGGTTGA
- a CDS encoding mechanosensitive ion channel family protein, producing MSLPDVLLAAGATPSPSPSGSTPPAVPSLQDAQESATNAASWVEQNWSTWLAMGLQILLILVVAFVLRAAVRRAITKLIDRMNRTVESVDGTALGGLLVNAERRRQRSQAIGSVLRSVASFLILGTAALMVLSTFKINLAPLLASAGVAGVAIGFGARNLVTDFLSGVFMILEDQYGVGDTIDAGVASGEVIEVGLRVTKLRGDNGEIWYVRNGEVKRIGNLSQGWATAGVDVTVRSGEDLDRVKATLDEVATQMSKEEPWNELLWSQIEVLGLDSVLIDSMVVRVSAKTMPGKSVTVERELRWRIKRAFDAASIRIVGGATAAEDVQDTPDPAAAVAAPSVYSNADSPQSAATTPITPQQRSAPK from the coding sequence GTGTCCCTGCCCGACGTCCTACTGGCCGCCGGAGCGACGCCGTCCCCGTCCCCCTCGGGGTCGACGCCCCCGGCCGTGCCGAGCCTGCAGGATGCCCAGGAGAGCGCGACGAACGCGGCGAGCTGGGTGGAGCAGAACTGGTCGACCTGGCTCGCGATGGGCCTGCAGATCCTGCTGATCCTGGTCGTGGCGTTCGTGCTCAGAGCGGCGGTACGGCGGGCGATCACCAAGCTGATAGACCGGATGAACCGGACCGTGGAGTCGGTGGACGGCACCGCGCTCGGCGGGCTGCTGGTCAACGCCGAGCGGCGCCGGCAGCGCTCGCAGGCGATCGGCTCGGTGCTGCGCTCGGTGGCGAGCTTCCTGATCCTCGGCACGGCCGCGCTGATGGTGCTGTCCACTTTCAAGATCAACCTGGCGCCGCTGCTGGCATCGGCCGGTGTGGCCGGTGTGGCGATCGGTTTCGGCGCGCGGAACCTGGTCACGGACTTCCTCTCCGGCGTGTTCATGATCCTGGAGGACCAGTACGGCGTCGGCGACACGATCGACGCGGGCGTGGCCTCCGGCGAGGTGATCGAGGTCGGGCTGCGGGTGACCAAGCTGCGCGGCGACAACGGTGAGATCTGGTACGTCCGCAACGGCGAGGTCAAGCGGATCGGCAACCTCTCGCAGGGCTGGGCGACCGCCGGGGTCGATGTGACCGTGCGGTCGGGCGAGGACCTGGACCGGGTGAAGGCCACGCTGGACGAGGTCGCCACGCAGATGAGCAAGGAAGAGCCCTGGAACGAGCTGCTGTGGAGCCAGATCGAGGTGCTCGGCCTGGACTCCGTGCTGATCGACTCCATGGTGGTCCGCGTCTCGGCCAAGACCATGCCGGGCAAGTCGGTGACGGTCGAGCGCGAACTGCGCTGGCGCATCAAGCGGGCCTTCGACGCGGCGAGCATCCGCATCGTGGGCGGGGCGACGGCCGCGGAGGACGTGCAGGACACCCCCGACCCGGCGGCGGCGGTGGCGGCCCCGTCGGTGTACTCCAACGCCGACTCCCCGCAGTCGGCGGCCACGACACCGATCACTCCGCAGCAGCGGTCGGCGCCGAAGTAG
- a CDS encoding ROK family transcriptional regulator produces the protein MAGTAGTPGTPRVLRAMNDRAALDLLLEHGPLSRTRIGKLTGLSKPTASQLLARLEAAGLVRVTGTSEGRPGPNAQLYAVNPTAAHAAGLDVTPNRIRAAVADITGRTVGEYELPTPGRHPDRPVLQQVTEALDGAVKAAGLARDDVHRLVIGTPGAFDPGTGQLRYASHLPGWHSPSLLGELAAALPMPVEYENDVNLVAIAEQRLGAARGHADFVLLWNEEGLGAALVLGGRLHRGWTGGAGEVGFLPVPGTPLVRQVTKANSGGYQELAGSQAVPRLARELGIEDVPTGPHAEAAAELVARAADHAGGPHRELLQTYATRLATGLASLVSVLDPELVILSGSALTAGGEVLRALVQAELEELAAARPRLVVGDVREHPVLRGALESALATTRDEVFDTSR, from the coding sequence ATGGCAGGAACCGCCGGTACGCCGGGCACCCCGCGCGTCCTGCGCGCCATGAACGACCGCGCCGCCCTGGACCTCCTGCTGGAGCACGGGCCGCTGTCCCGCACCCGGATCGGCAAGCTCACCGGCCTGTCCAAGCCGACCGCCTCCCAGCTGCTGGCACGCCTGGAAGCGGCCGGACTGGTCCGGGTCACCGGCACCAGCGAGGGCCGTCCCGGCCCCAACGCCCAGCTGTACGCCGTCAACCCCACGGCCGCCCACGCCGCCGGACTCGACGTCACCCCGAACCGCATCCGCGCCGCCGTCGCCGACATCACCGGCCGCACGGTCGGCGAGTACGAACTGCCCACCCCGGGCCGCCACCCGGACCGGCCCGTCCTCCAGCAGGTCACCGAGGCCCTGGACGGCGCGGTGAAGGCGGCGGGGCTGGCCCGGGACGACGTCCACCGGCTGGTCATCGGCACTCCGGGCGCCTTCGACCCGGGCACCGGGCAGCTGCGCTACGCCTCCCACCTGCCCGGCTGGCACTCCCCCAGCCTGCTCGGCGAACTCGCCGCCGCGCTGCCGATGCCGGTGGAGTACGAGAACGACGTCAACCTCGTCGCCATCGCCGAACAGCGGCTCGGCGCGGCCCGCGGCCACGCGGACTTCGTCCTGCTGTGGAACGAGGAGGGGCTCGGCGCCGCCCTGGTCCTCGGCGGCCGGCTGCACCGGGGCTGGACCGGCGGCGCCGGCGAGGTCGGCTTCCTGCCGGTGCCGGGCACACCGCTGGTGCGCCAGGTGACCAAGGCCAACAGCGGCGGCTACCAGGAGCTGGCCGGCTCCCAGGCCGTGCCGAGGCTCGCCCGGGAACTCGGCATCGAGGACGTGCCGACGGGGCCGCACGCCGAGGCCGCGGCCGAACTCGTGGCGCGCGCCGCCGACCACGCGGGCGGGCCGCACCGGGAGCTGCTGCAGACCTACGCGACCCGGCTGGCCACCGGTCTCGCCTCGCTCGTCTCCGTGCTCGACCCCGAACTCGTCATCCTCAGCGGCTCCGCCCTGACGGCCGGCGGCGAGGTGCTGCGCGCCCTCGTCCAGGCCGAGCTGGAGGAGCTGGCGGCGGCCCGCCCCCGGCTCGTCGTCGGCGACGTCCGAGAACACCCCGTACTGCGCGGCGCGTTGGAGTCCGCGCTCGCCACCACCCGCGACGAGGTCTTCGACACCTCGCGCTAG
- a CDS encoding carbohydrate ABC transporter permease, whose protein sequence is MSTITLASKRRRAALRTAAFMSPWLIGFAVFFAYPLISTVYFSFMHYDGFKPPTWSGTKNWTYVFEHYPLFWPALRNTLWLVVVMVTLRVVFGLGVGLLITKIRTGAGVFRTLFYLPYLAPPVAATMAFAFLLNPGTGPVDSILEKAGIPAPGWFNDPTWSKPALTLLALWGIGDLMVIFMAALLDVPTEQYEAAELDGASAWQRFRYVTLPNISPIVMFAVVTGVIQTMQYYTQPLIAGKVASGVIQGAGTQFEPGYPDKSTLTLPQLVYNLGFQRFDYGSACVVALVLFALSMVFTAFLMRRRGGLIQAGD, encoded by the coding sequence ATGAGCACGATCACCCTCGCCTCCAAGCGCCGCAGGGCGGCGCTGCGCACGGCCGCCTTCATGTCGCCCTGGCTCATCGGCTTCGCGGTCTTCTTCGCGTATCCGCTGATCTCGACGGTCTATTTCTCGTTCATGCACTACGACGGCTTCAAGCCGCCGACGTGGAGCGGAACGAAGAACTGGACGTACGTCTTCGAGCACTACCCGCTCTTCTGGCCCGCCCTGCGCAACACCCTGTGGCTGGTCGTCGTCATGGTGACCCTCCGGGTCGTCTTCGGACTCGGCGTGGGCCTGCTCATCACGAAGATCAGGACCGGTGCGGGTGTCTTCCGCACCCTCTTCTACCTGCCCTACCTCGCCCCGCCGGTCGCGGCGACGATGGCCTTCGCCTTCCTCCTCAACCCCGGTACGGGCCCGGTCGACTCGATCCTGGAGAAGGCGGGCATCCCGGCGCCGGGCTGGTTCAACGACCCCACCTGGTCCAAGCCCGCCCTGACGCTGCTGGCGCTGTGGGGCATCGGCGACCTGATGGTGATCTTCATGGCCGCGCTGCTGGACGTACCGACGGAGCAGTACGAGGCGGCGGAGCTGGACGGGGCGTCGGCCTGGCAGCGGTTCCGCTATGTCACCCTGCCGAACATCTCGCCGATCGTGATGTTCGCGGTGGTCACCGGCGTGATCCAGACGATGCAGTACTACACGCAGCCGCTGATCGCCGGGAAGGTCGCCTCCGGTGTGATCCAGGGCGCGGGCACCCAGTTCGAGCCCGGCTATCCGGACAAGTCCACGCTCACGCTCCCCCAGCTCGTCTACAACCTCGGCTTCCAGCGCTTCGACTACGGCTCCGCGTGTGTCGTCGCCCTCGTGCTCTTCGCCCTGTCGATGGTGTTCACCGCGTTCCTGATGCGGCGCCGGGGCGGTCTCATCCAGGCAGGTGACTGA
- a CDS encoding ABC transporter substrate-binding protein: MPEVAPSVARKAAFAVTASLALLTTACTGQSGSGATDDASKDTTINFWHAWSAPNEVKAVKSLVAGFEKAHPNIHVNIVGNMTDDKINQALRSGGDQAPDVISSFTTNNVGKFCSSGALVDLNPFLKKSGIDPETTFPKTMNEYTQFDGNRCTVPLLGDAYGLYYNKTAFEKAGIAAPPKTWSEFEADAKKLTITQGDGYKQLGFMPDYHGWESTTEHYFAQFSPTYFDKNGKSALAEDPAFEKGFTLQKRLVDELGGFQKLEKFRATLGDEWGPKHPFHTGQVAMQLDGEWRLGMAEQAKPGFETGVAPLPVPDDQADQYGKGYITGTIAGIAATSHKQNAAWELVKYMTTDTDAVVGFANDIHNVPSTLAALKSPKLKYDPRFKTFLDIAANPESTTTPASINGGVYLVTIQQFGYDYESGKATDLKAGLKKTAAQIDTDIAQAK, encoded by the coding sequence ATGCCCGAAGTCGCACCCTCCGTTGCCCGAAAGGCGGCTTTTGCCGTAACCGCCTCCCTCGCTCTCCTCACCACCGCCTGCACCGGCCAGTCCGGCTCCGGCGCCACCGACGACGCCTCCAAGGACACGACGATCAACTTCTGGCACGCCTGGAGCGCGCCGAACGAGGTGAAAGCGGTCAAGTCGCTGGTCGCCGGCTTCGAGAAGGCGCACCCCAACATCCACGTGAACATCGTCGGCAACATGACCGACGACAAGATCAACCAGGCGCTGCGGTCCGGCGGCGACCAGGCCCCCGACGTGATCTCCTCGTTCACCACCAACAACGTGGGCAAGTTCTGTTCCTCGGGCGCGCTGGTGGATCTGAACCCGTTCCTCAAGAAGTCGGGGATCGACCCGGAGACGACCTTCCCGAAGACGATGAACGAGTACACCCAGTTCGACGGCAACCGCTGCACGGTGCCACTGCTGGGCGACGCGTACGGCCTCTACTACAACAAGACGGCGTTCGAGAAGGCGGGCATCGCCGCTCCGCCGAAGACCTGGTCGGAATTCGAGGCCGACGCGAAGAAGCTGACCATCACTCAAGGGGACGGCTACAAGCAGCTCGGTTTCATGCCGGACTACCACGGCTGGGAGTCCACCACCGAGCACTACTTCGCCCAGTTCTCCCCTACGTACTTCGACAAGAACGGAAAGTCCGCCCTCGCCGAGGACCCGGCGTTCGAAAAGGGCTTCACCCTGCAGAAGCGGCTCGTGGACGAACTCGGCGGATTCCAGAAGCTGGAGAAGTTCCGGGCCACGCTGGGTGACGAGTGGGGCCCGAAGCACCCCTTCCACACCGGCCAGGTGGCCATGCAGCTCGACGGCGAATGGCGGCTCGGCATGGCCGAGCAGGCCAAGCCGGGCTTCGAGACGGGCGTCGCCCCGCTGCCCGTCCCGGACGACCAGGCGGACCAGTACGGCAAGGGCTACATCACCGGCACCATCGCGGGCATCGCCGCCACCAGCCACAAGCAGAACGCGGCCTGGGAACTGGTGAAGTACATGACCACGGACACGGACGCGGTGGTCGGCTTCGCCAACGACATCCACAACGTGCCCTCCACGCTCGCCGCGCTGAAGTCCCCGAAGCTGAAGTACGACCCCCGGTTCAAGACGTTCCTGGACATCGCCGCGAACCCGGAGTCCACCACCACTCCCGCCTCGATCAACGGCGGTGTGTACCTGGTGACGATCCAGCAGTTCGGCTACGACTACGAGAGCGGCAAGGCCACCGATCTGAAGGCAGGTCTGAAGAAGACGGCCGCACAGATCGACACGGACATCGCGCAGGCGAAGTAG